A window of the Bacillus andreraoultii genome harbors these coding sequences:
- a CDS encoding class III lanthipeptide: protein MRTINILELKGGEKVESVLELQKLNEDPEVETAGWWFTSVTLLVTTSTISNHC from the coding sequence ATGAGAACTATTAATATATTAGAACTGAAAGGTGGTGAGAAAGTGGAAAGTGTATTAGAACTTCAGAAATTAAATGAGGATCCAGAAGTAGAGACAGCGGGTTGGTGGTTTACAAGTGTAACCCTATTAGTCACAACTTCTACTATCAGTAATCATTGCTAA
- a CDS encoding class III lanthipeptide, with protein MKDVLELQQLNEGSEVEPAKWYTIFTTLIGTSTISNNCGK; from the coding sequence ATGAAAGATGTATTAGAACTTCAACAACTGAATGAAGGTTCTGAAGTAGAGCCAGCAAAATGGTATACAATCTTTACGACGCTTATTGGAACATCAACTATTAGTAACAACTGTGGGAAGTAA
- a CDS encoding class III lanthipeptide produces the protein MKDVLELQQLNEGSEVEPAKWYTIFTTLIGTSTISNNCR, from the coding sequence ATGAAAGATGTATTAGAACTTCAACAACTGAATGAAGGTTCTGAAGTAGAGCCAGCAAAATGGTATACAATCTTTACGACACTTATTGGAACATCAACTATTAGTAACAACTGTAGGTAA
- a CDS encoding ABC transporter ATP-binding protein: protein MEYILEVYNLSKKYPHSEFHLKDISFNIPKGSIVGFIGENGAGKTTTIGTILDSLKRDSGNIKIFEKEEPHNDIGVRESIGVVFDNMNFTHNISITQLSHVLNNIYKQWDKEKFFYYIDLFSLPKNGLVGRLSRGMSMKLSIAVALSHGAKLLLLDEATSGLDPVSREKVLSLLLDYVKDNQSSILLSSHITSDIEKIADYLLFMKNGEIILKISKNDLLSKFSIIECNVDDLNNFRDITFAYMYKSDSLIEVLISNKENLPNHILQKETSLNEITLLLMKGERL from the coding sequence GTGGAGTACATATTGGAGGTTTATAACTTATCAAAAAAATACCCTCATTCGGAGTTTCATCTAAAAGATATATCATTTAATATCCCTAAAGGTTCAATTGTTGGTTTTATTGGAGAAAATGGTGCTGGGAAAACTACAACAATAGGAACTATTTTAGATTCCTTAAAAAGGGATAGCGGAAATATTAAGATTTTTGAGAAGGAGGAACCACACAATGATATTGGTGTCAGGGAAAGTATAGGTGTCGTTTTTGATAATATGAATTTTACCCACAATATAAGTATTACACAGTTATCACATGTTCTTAATAATATTTATAAACAATGGGATAAAGAAAAGTTTTTTTATTATATAGACTTATTTTCATTGCCTAAAAATGGATTAGTAGGAAGACTTTCCAGAGGTATGTCCATGAAGTTATCTATTGCTGTAGCTCTTTCTCATGGTGCAAAATTGTTATTATTAGATGAAGCAACATCCGGCCTGGATCCTGTTAGCAGGGAAAAGGTTTTGAGCTTATTATTAGATTATGTAAAAGATAACCAAAGTTCAATCTTGCTATCATCACATATTACTAGCGATATAGAAAAAATAGCAGATTATCTTTTATTCATGAAGAATGGAGAGATAATATTAAAAATTAGCAAAAATGATTTACTAAGTAAATTTTCAATTATAGAGTGTAATGTAGACGATTTAAATAATTTTAGGGATATCACATTTGCTTATATGTATAAAAGTGATTCACTAATAGAAGTGCTTATTTCAAATAAAGAAAATCTCCCTAATCATATTTTACAAAAAGAAACTTCCCTAAATGAAATAACATTATTACTAATGAAAGGGGAGAGATTATGA
- a CDS encoding ABC-2 transporter permease yields the protein MKGLILNDIYSIQRDIKSSIIFSVACVIFLILTKNVIAFKVAVFLPFLIIPVKSFEVLKYDVKSGWEKFMITLPVTRTQIVQSKYITFLILLILSLLLSLILFFAVDILYYPTFTLVYYNHLLRGMGLIICVAALLYPMTYKLGIEKSDSIILYSLCFSFGVFFFLAMLAKMILAENRNADMIFSIVFFLVSIFLLIISYLVACMIVARKEY from the coding sequence ATGAAAGGGTTAATTTTAAACGATATTTATTCTATTCAAAGGGACATTAAAAGCTCTATAATTTTTTCTGTTGCATGTGTCATATTCCTTATACTAACAAAAAACGTTATTGCATTTAAGGTAGCTGTTTTTTTACCGTTTTTAATCATTCCAGTAAAATCATTTGAGGTACTAAAATATGATGTAAAATCAGGATGGGAAAAGTTTATGATTACTCTTCCAGTAACAAGAACTCAAATAGTTCAAAGTAAATATATTACATTTTTGATTTTACTTATTTTAAGTTTGCTTTTAAGCTTGATATTGTTTTTTGCCGTTGATATTTTATATTATCCTACTTTTACATTGGTATATTATAACCATCTGTTAAGAGGAATGGGATTGATAATTTGTGTAGCTGCATTGTTATACCCAATGACATATAAACTAGGAATTGAAAAGTCTGATTCCATTATATTGTATAGCCTTTGTTTTTCCTTTGGAGTATTTTTTTTTCTAGCTATGTTAGCTAAAATGATACTAGCTGAAAATAGAAATGCTGATATGATATTCTCAATTGTTTTTTTCTTGGTATCTATTTTTCTCTTGATAATTTCATATTTAGTTGCTTGTATGATTGTTGCACGTAAAGAATATTAA
- a CDS encoding class III lanthipeptide — MKKVLELQKLNDNSEVQPQIGPTITTITIIPTTLVSFLSNYCDNHVS; from the coding sequence ATGAAAAAGGTATTAGAATTGCAAAAACTAAATGATAATTCAGAGGTACAACCACAAATAGGGCCAACAATAACAACTATCACAATAATTCCAACTACTTTAGTTTCATTTTTAAGCAATTATTGCGATAATCATGTTTCATAA
- a CDS encoding YfzA family protein — translation MEKAQIKRPLYKRSWFHTFLAFIVSQLYINFVEITGYGPNMRSIDGTFLENIVGLELFQRYFSFYETPWYNLFTVFFGVVTIIHVTTGIIKDIRNG, via the coding sequence ATGGAGAAAGCACAAATAAAACGTCCATTATATAAACGCAGTTGGTTTCATACATTCTTAGCATTTATAGTTTCTCAGTTGTACATCAATTTTGTAGAGATAACTGGGTACGGACCTAATATGAGAAGCATTGATGGAACATTTCTTGAAAATATTGTGGGACTAGAATTATTTCAAAGGTATTTCTCATTTTATGAAACACCCTGGTATAATCTTTTTACAGTTTTCTTTGGGGTAGTAACTATCATTCATGTGACGACTGGAATAATAAAAGATATACGAAACGGATAA
- the serC gene encoding 3-phosphoserine/phosphohydroxythreonine transaminase produces the protein MGRVFNFSAGPAQLPESVLERAQKELLSYRGKGMSVMEMSHRSSDFTAIIESAETLLRELMAIPDNYKVLFIQGGASLQFSMVPMNLLKENGHAYYVNTGSWSKKAIAEAKKVGDTRILASSDDKNFTYIPELNVNQFNDQTNYVHITTNNTIEGTRYIEIPSTGNVPLIADASSNILSEQWDVSKFGLIYAGAQKNLGISGLTIVIIREDLLNQATTNIPTMLNYETYAKNNSLYNTPPTFAIYMTMLLLEWLKERGGVPAIEEENITKSALLYNAIDESKLFYSKVNKVDRSLMNIPFMTDSDELNKRFVKEAEREGLHQLKGHRSVGGMRASIYNSMPVEGVQALVDFIKDFERKYQ, from the coding sequence GTGGGAAGAGTATTTAATTTTTCAGCTGGTCCTGCCCAACTACCAGAGTCTGTGTTAGAGCGCGCTCAGAAAGAACTTTTATCTTATAGAGGTAAAGGGATGTCTGTAATGGAAATGAGTCATCGTTCTTCAGATTTCACAGCAATTATTGAGTCGGCGGAAACATTGCTTCGGGAACTTATGGCCATTCCAGATAATTATAAAGTATTGTTTATTCAAGGTGGAGCTTCGTTACAATTTTCGATGGTGCCTATGAATCTACTGAAAGAAAATGGTCACGCATACTATGTGAATACTGGTTCATGGTCGAAAAAGGCTATCGCAGAGGCAAAAAAAGTAGGGGATACAAGAATACTTGCTTCTTCTGATGATAAAAACTTCACATATATTCCTGAACTAAATGTAAATCAATTTAATGATCAAACAAACTATGTTCATATTACAACAAACAATACCATTGAAGGGACGAGATATATAGAAATCCCTAGTACTGGTAATGTGCCGTTAATTGCTGATGCGTCGTCGAATATATTATCAGAACAATGGGATGTTTCCAAATTTGGTCTTATTTATGCCGGAGCACAGAAAAACTTAGGGATTTCAGGGTTAACGATTGTTATTATTCGTGAAGATTTACTTAACCAAGCAACAACTAATATCCCAACAATGCTTAATTATGAAACGTATGCAAAAAATAATTCATTATATAATACACCACCGACATTTGCCATTTACATGACGATGCTTTTGTTAGAATGGTTAAAAGAACGTGGTGGTGTTCCAGCTATTGAAGAGGAAAACATTACAAAATCGGCACTCCTTTATAACGCAATTGACGAATCGAAATTATTTTATTCAAAAGTGAATAAAGTTGATCGGTCATTGATGAATATTCCGTTTATGACTGATTCAGATGAGTTAAATAAACGATTTGTTAAAGAAGCTGAGCGAGAGGGATTACATCAGTTAAAAGGACATCGTTCTGTCGGAGGAATGCGGGCAAGTATTTATAATTCCATGCCCGTAGAAGGAGTTCAGGCGTTAGTTGATTTCATAAAAGATTTTGAACGAAAATATCAATAA
- a CDS encoding phosphoglycerate dehydrogenase, with protein sequence MYSIRTYNAIAQRGLDVFKEDYEINRSDYPDAILLRSYNLHDEEIPSSVQAIARAGAGVNNIPIERLTEDGVVVFNTPGANANAVKELLLMSLIATSRHLVNAVNWTKTLIGEGEAIPKLVEAGKKQFVGTEISGKKLGVIGVGQIGVLVANDAQGLGMEVMAYDPFISVNAAWQLSRNVKRAENIEEVFQTCDYITIHVPLTDKTNGMLNIETFNIMKDNVYIFNFSRGELVNEDDLEIALQERKIAGYVTDFPTERILTMKNALVLPHLGASTTEAEENCAYMAAKQIKDYLETGNIQNSVNLPNLSMPYFGNKRLTIIHKNIPNMVGQITAYLANHGMNIANMVNGSRGSIAYTMIDIDEDISIQVQNELKNQILQIHGVIKVRVI encoded by the coding sequence ATGTATTCAATTCGAACATACAATGCTATTGCGCAAAGAGGGCTTGATGTATTTAAGGAAGATTATGAGATTAATAGAAGTGATTACCCAGATGCAATTTTATTACGTAGTTATAACTTACATGATGAAGAAATACCAAGTTCCGTTCAGGCGATTGCACGTGCTGGAGCTGGGGTAAATAATATTCCAATTGAACGTCTAACAGAAGATGGTGTTGTTGTATTTAATACACCTGGTGCGAATGCGAATGCGGTAAAAGAGTTATTGTTGATGAGTTTAATCGCCACATCACGTCATTTAGTGAATGCTGTGAACTGGACAAAAACATTAATAGGTGAAGGAGAGGCTATTCCGAAATTAGTCGAAGCAGGAAAAAAACAATTTGTCGGGACAGAAATTTCCGGTAAAAAACTAGGTGTAATTGGTGTTGGGCAAATTGGTGTGCTTGTTGCTAATGATGCTCAAGGTCTCGGGATGGAAGTAATGGCATATGATCCATTTATATCCGTAAATGCTGCATGGCAATTGTCTCGTAATGTAAAACGTGCAGAAAATATCGAGGAAGTTTTTCAAACATGTGACTATATTACGATACATGTACCATTAACGGATAAAACAAACGGGATGTTAAATATAGAAACGTTTAATATAATGAAAGACAATGTATATATATTTAATTTTTCTCGTGGTGAATTGGTAAACGAAGATGATTTAGAAATTGCCCTACAAGAGAGAAAAATTGCAGGCTATGTTACCGACTTTCCAACCGAACGGATTTTAACAATGAAGAATGCACTTGTTCTTCCACATTTAGGTGCTTCAACAACCGAAGCAGAAGAAAATTGTGCTTACATGGCAGCAAAACAAATAAAAGATTATTTAGAGACGGGGAATATCCAAAATTCCGTTAATTTGCCAAACTTAAGTATGCCATATTTTGGCAACAAACGGTTAACAATCATTCATAAAAATATCCCCAATATGGTTGGCCAAATTACTGCTTATCTTGCCAATCACGGAATGAATATTGCAAACATGGTGAACGGTAGTAGAGGATCCATTGCTTACACAATGATTGATATTGACGAAGATATATCGATTCAAGTTCAAAATGAGTTAAAGAATCAAATTTTACAGATTCATGGGGTTATTAAAGTAAGAGTAATATAA
- a CDS encoding bifunctional metallophosphatase/5'-nucleotidase: MKEKIFFYHTNDVHSHFQYWPRIQQEVQRKRAIHAKNSETMFIFDIGDHLDRFHPYTEATLGKGNVKLLNEAGYDAVTIGNNEGITLSHDDLVHLYDDAKFDCIVANLFDNDGKCPAWAKPYVIYETNNHTKIGVIGVTINFTNFYEPLQWVAANPFQELEKWVPLVREQVDILVILSHLGLSDDERMAEQFAEIDVILGAHTHHILPEGKLVNDCLLCCTGKYGMNLGVVEIQFDTKNKTIDKEAKLIPSSQLPEVRDEEQFDDVLIKEGKRLLENPIAYLPQKLETDWFQETELNQLLCSSLTEWCHADCSFLNAGVLLDSLGPGAVTKYDIHRICPHPINPVAVKLNGTQLKELVVQTIDDKYTTLEVKGFGFRGSIFGKIIYDKIDISGKGSSIKIKINGEDLLTDQIYRVATLDMFTFARFYPEVVRAEKEFFLPEFLRDILQWKLIKRYPIIR, encoded by the coding sequence ATGAAAGAAAAGATATTTTTTTATCACACAAATGATGTACATAGTCATTTTCAATATTGGCCAAGAATTCAACAAGAAGTACAACGGAAAAGGGCAATACATGCGAAAAATAGTGAAACGATGTTCATTTTCGATATTGGAGACCATTTAGATCGTTTTCATCCTTATACAGAAGCAACCCTTGGAAAAGGGAATGTGAAACTACTTAACGAAGCAGGGTATGATGCAGTTACGATAGGAAATAATGAAGGTATTACTTTATCACATGACGATCTCGTTCATCTCTATGATGATGCAAAATTCGATTGTATCGTAGCAAACCTCTTTGACAACGATGGAAAATGTCCTGCGTGGGCTAAACCTTATGTCATATATGAAACGAATAATCATACAAAGATCGGTGTAATCGGAGTAACAATTAATTTCACAAATTTTTATGAACCGTTACAATGGGTTGCCGCCAATCCTTTTCAAGAACTTGAAAAGTGGGTTCCACTTGTTCGCGAACAAGTGGATATTCTTGTCATTTTATCCCATCTCGGTTTGTCTGATGATGAACGAATGGCTGAACAGTTTGCTGAAATTGATGTTATTTTAGGAGCTCATACCCATCATATATTACCAGAAGGAAAGCTTGTTAATGATTGCCTCCTTTGTTGCACAGGGAAATATGGCATGAACTTAGGGGTCGTTGAAATACAGTTTGATACGAAAAACAAAACAATAGATAAGGAAGCAAAACTTATTCCGTCTAGCCAGCTTCCAGAGGTTAGGGATGAAGAGCAGTTTGATGATGTTTTAATAAAGGAAGGGAAACGACTACTTGAAAATCCTATCGCTTATTTACCGCAAAAGTTGGAAACAGATTGGTTTCAAGAAACAGAATTAAACCAACTGTTATGTTCTTCATTAACGGAATGGTGCCATGCAGATTGTTCCTTTTTAAATGCAGGTGTGTTACTAGACAGTTTAGGTCCTGGTGCAGTTACGAAATATGACATACATCGAATTTGTCCACATCCGATAAATCCTGTTGCTGTTAAACTGAACGGCACCCAGTTAAAAGAATTGGTTGTTCAAACGATTGATGACAAGTACACAACGCTTGAAGTGAAAGGTTTCGGTTTTCGCGGGAGCATATTTGGAAAAATTATTTATGACAAAATTGATATATCCGGAAAAGGCTCTTCCATTAAAATAAAAATTAATGGGGAAGACTTATTGACCGATCAAATTTATCGTGTTGCAACATTAGATATGTTTACCTTTGCGCGATTTTATCCAGAAGTTGTTCGTGCAGAAAAAGAATTCTTTTTACCAGAGTTTTTACGTGATATTTTGCAATGGAAATTAATAAAACGTTATCCAATTATTCGTTAG
- a CDS encoding YunC family protein, producing MIEVKPLTIENRTFIAFEAKIPKTTLLVVMSDDGYIMCGALDVSLLNERLKDRKIIAGRAVGVKTIDELLNAPLESVTIEAENRGIKKGMLGKDALLLM from the coding sequence GTGATTGAGGTCAAACCTTTAACAATCGAAAATCGAACTTTTATTGCCTTTGAAGCGAAAATTCCAAAGACGACATTACTCGTTGTCATGAGTGATGATGGCTATATTATGTGTGGTGCTTTAGATGTAAGTTTACTTAATGAACGATTAAAAGACCGGAAAATAATTGCTGGGCGTGCAGTTGGTGTAAAAACAATTGATGAATTATTAAATGCGCCACTCGAATCAGTAACGATTGAAGCCGAAAACCGAGGCATTAAAAAAGGAATGCTCGGTAAAGATGCATTATTGTTGATGTAA
- the yunB gene encoding sporulation protein YunB yields MVKFRRYPRRFHPFLKFKRKNVYKPYKSHKPYHSKPLPLRYVLLLSFVFFIFSTSLGLWIVNSAIRPTILAYAESQSVNLATYVINKSIREEIDKGLDLNGIIQVDPYGSSTLTTFNHAKIEDAANRITNRILNNINSMEHGEGIMPIAATDGEVEKVEPSTNEGIKFSVPLGRITDNLLLANLGPEIPVEFRAIGDIEYDIETVTKEHQINSTWFEIRLHMKVGIQMLVPFTSEIKMIPRNVLLASGEIKGDVPQFYGNGNGGQVTPSIIIPSEGEGDK; encoded by the coding sequence TTGGTCAAATTTCGCCGTTACCCCCGTCGTTTTCACCCATTTTTGAAGTTTAAACGAAAGAACGTGTATAAGCCATATAAATCACATAAGCCTTATCATTCAAAACCGTTACCATTGCGATATGTCTTGTTATTATCATTTGTTTTTTTTATTTTTTCAACTTCACTTGGATTATGGATTGTTAACAGTGCAATTCGACCAACAATACTTGCTTATGCCGAATCTCAATCGGTCAATTTAGCAACGTATGTTATTAATAAATCGATTCGTGAAGAAATTGATAAAGGGCTTGATTTAAATGGAATTATTCAAGTAGATCCATATGGTAGTTCTACTTTAACTACCTTCAATCATGCAAAAATTGAGGATGCGGCCAACCGTATTACGAATCGAATTTTAAACAATATTAATTCAATGGAACATGGAGAAGGCATCATGCCGATTGCTGCAACAGATGGAGAAGTGGAAAAAGTCGAACCAAGTACTAATGAAGGGATTAAGTTCAGTGTACCACTTGGTCGAATAACTGATAATCTATTACTTGCAAACCTTGGACCAGAAATTCCTGTTGAATTTAGAGCGATAGGGGATATAGAATATGATATCGAGACTGTGACAAAAGAACATCAAATTAATAGTACTTGGTTCGAAATTCGGCTACATATGAAAGTTGGTATACAAATGCTTGTCCCGTTTACCTCAGAAATTAAAATGATTCCACGTAATGTTTTACTTGCATCTGGTGAAATTAAAGGGGATGTTCCACAGTTTTATGGAAATGGGAATGGTGGCCAAGTAACACCCTCAATCATCATCCCAAGTGAAGGTGAAGGAGATAAGTAA
- a CDS encoding ABC transporter ATP-binding protein, with translation MLNVQEINVFYGNIQALKAVSLTVEEGEIVTLIGANGAGKTTLLKTLSGLLRPKSGSIHYMGEPIQSRPVQGIVKAGISHVPEGRRVFANMTVEENLELGAYLRKDKGNIKQDLLKVYDLFPRLNERKKQLSGTLSGGEQQMLAIGRALMTKPKLLLLDEPSMGLAPLLVKQIFNIIEEINKDGTTILLVEQNANMALSIANRAYVIETGTVVLSGDAKEMQNSDEIKEAYLGGL, from the coding sequence ATGCTTAATGTACAAGAGATTAATGTTTTTTACGGGAATATTCAAGCATTAAAAGCTGTGTCCTTAACCGTTGAAGAAGGTGAAATTGTTACTTTAATTGGTGCAAATGGCGCTGGGAAAACAACCCTTTTGAAAACATTATCTGGGTTACTCCGTCCGAAATCAGGCTCCATCCACTATATGGGTGAACCAATTCAATCCAGACCTGTTCAAGGGATTGTGAAAGCAGGTATTTCCCATGTTCCTGAGGGACGACGAGTTTTTGCAAATATGACCGTTGAAGAAAACTTGGAACTAGGCGCTTATTTAAGAAAAGATAAAGGTAATATAAAGCAAGACCTGCTAAAAGTGTATGATTTGTTTCCAAGATTAAATGAACGAAAAAAACAATTATCAGGGACACTATCTGGAGGAGAACAACAGATGTTAGCCATAGGGCGGGCACTAATGACAAAGCCAAAACTATTATTGTTAGACGAACCATCGATGGGGCTTGCTCCACTTTTAGTTAAACAAATTTTTAATATCATTGAAGAGATTAATAAAGATGGTACAACAATATTATTAGTCGAACAAAATGCAAATATGGCCTTATCCATCGCCAACAGAGCTTATGTCATCGAAACCGGTACAGTCGTTTTATCAGGAGATGCGAAAGAAATGCAAAATAGTGACGAAATTAAAGAAGCCTATTTAGGTGGCCTGTAG